GACAATGGAGACGCTTCGATTGAGGTTCGCGGCAAGAAGTACAGCCCACCGGAGGTGAGCTCTAAGATTCTCATGAAGCTTAAGAAGGCTGCGGAGTCTTATCTAGGTGAAACGGTCACAGAAGCCGTGATCACCGTGCCTGCTTACTTCAACGACGCTCAGCGTCAGGCGACCAAAGATGCCGGTCGCATTGCAGGCTTGGACGTCAAGCGTATTGTCAACGAGCCTACGGCAGCCGCGCTTGCCTATGGACTTGACCAGAAAAACGGTGAGCAAACGATCGCCGTATACGACCTTGGTGGCGGTACGTTTGATATCTCCATCCTTGAGGTCAGCGACAAGATCATCGAGGTTATTTCGACCAATGGTGATACGCACCTCGGTGGTGACGACTTCGACCAAGTGATCATTGACTGGTTGATCGCTGAGTTCAAGAAGGACACGGCGATGGACGTGTCGAAAGACAAGATGGTCCTTCAGCGTCTCAAGGAAGCCGCCGAGAAGGCCAAGATTGAGCTTTCTAGCGTGACTGAGACGGATATCAACTTGCCATTCCTCACAGCGGACGCGAGCGGCCCGAAACACCTCAATATGAAGCTCTCCCGAGCCAAGTATGAGTCGATGATCGGCGACTTGGTTCAGCGAACTTTGGAGCCCTGCAGGAAGGCTCTCGAGGATGCGAAACTTACCAAGGACAAGATCGACGAGATTATTTTGGTCGGTGGTTCGACTCGTGTGCCTTTGGTCCAAGCCAAAGTTAAAGAGTTCTTCGGCAAGGAGCCTCATAAGGGCGTGAATCCCGATGAGGTTGTGGCACTCGGAGCTGCCGTGCAAGCGGGCGTCTTGAGTGGCGACGTGACTGATATTCTTCTCTTGGACGTGACTCCGCTTTCTCTCGGAATCGAGACCCTGGGCGGCGTGATGACCACTTTGATTCCTCGGAACACAACGATTCCGACGAAGAAGAGCGAGATCTTCAGTACAGCTGCAGATTCGCAGACCTCGGTGACGGTCCACGTGCTCCAAGGTGAGCGCCCCATGGCCGGTGATAACAAGACCTTGAGGAAGTTCAACCTGGACGGCATTCCACCGGCTCCACGTGGCGTGCCACAGATTGAGGTCGCTTTCGATATCGATGCGAACGGTATCGTACACGTGTCCGCGAAGGACAAGGCTACCGGCAAAGAGCAGAAGATCCGCATCGAGTCTTCGAGTGGTCTGGCTCAAGAAGAGATCGATCGTCTCGTCAAAGAGGCCGAGGCTCATCGAGCCGAGGATGACAAGAAGAGAGAGCGTGTGGAAGTTCGCAACCGTGCAGAAGCAATGGTTCTCTCAGCTGAAAAGCACGTCGCAGAGCACGGAGACAAGCTCGAAGGTGAGCAGAAGACTGAGCTTGAGGGTCTGATTTCAGGACTCAAAGGCGCTGTGGAGAACGAATCATCGAGTGTTGAAGAACTCAATGAGAAGATGGAGGCCTTGGAGAAGGTCCTCCACGCTGCAGCTGAGAAGATGTATCAGCAAGCATCGCCTGAGGGAGGTGCTGAGCCAGAATCTAAGGGTTCTGACGATGATGATGTGATCGACGCTGAGTTCGAAGAAGCGAACTGATTGCGCTTAGAATCGGCGAATTAAGCGTGGGCATACGCCCACGCTTTTTTTTATTTCCAAAATGTGGTCGAGTGTAGGTGGATCCCTTGTGATCCTATGAGGCATAGATGAGCACTGGAAAACAAAACGCGGTTCACGCCCAGCAAAATAGCGATGGAACGTTTGAGCTCCATCTCGATTCAACAGATAGCAGCGTTGAAGTCGAAAGTTTCACACCTCCTCCGGAGCCAAGTGAGCCGCCGAAATCACGACGAATGCTCATCGTTTTGGGCGGCGTGGTGGCTCTATTAGGGCTGGGAGCTGCGGTCATGTTTGCGC
This Microvenator marinus DNA region includes the following protein-coding sequences:
- the dnaK gene encoding molecular chaperone DnaK; translated protein: MGKIIGIDLGTTNSCVAVMEGKEPKVIANEEGTRTTPSVVAFDDKGDVLVGRIARNQAITNAENTIFSVKRFMGMKQSSVANEVDRIPYKVVAADNGDASIEVRGKKYSPPEVSSKILMKLKKAAESYLGETVTEAVITVPAYFNDAQRQATKDAGRIAGLDVKRIVNEPTAAALAYGLDQKNGEQTIAVYDLGGGTFDISILEVSDKIIEVISTNGDTHLGGDDFDQVIIDWLIAEFKKDTAMDVSKDKMVLQRLKEAAEKAKIELSSVTETDINLPFLTADASGPKHLNMKLSRAKYESMIGDLVQRTLEPCRKALEDAKLTKDKIDEIILVGGSTRVPLVQAKVKEFFGKEPHKGVNPDEVVALGAAVQAGVLSGDVTDILLLDVTPLSLGIETLGGVMTTLIPRNTTIPTKKSEIFSTAADSQTSVTVHVLQGERPMAGDNKTLRKFNLDGIPPAPRGVPQIEVAFDIDANGIVHVSAKDKATGKEQKIRIESSSGLAQEEIDRLVKEAEAHRAEDDKKRERVEVRNRAEAMVLSAEKHVAEHGDKLEGEQKTELEGLISGLKGAVENESSSVEELNEKMEALEKVLHAAAEKMYQQASPEGGAEPESKGSDDDDVIDAEFEEAN